Proteins from a genomic interval of Hippocampus zosterae strain Florida chromosome 14, ASM2543408v3, whole genome shotgun sequence:
- the bsdc1 gene encoding BSD domain-containing protein 1 isoform X1 codes for MAEGESWWGGWLHQSFQAVKDKSSEALEFIKRDLTEFSTVVQHDTACSIVATATAVKNKLAVEGSSETTEKVKKSLSSFLGVITDTLAPPPDKTIDCDVITLVATPAGTTEIYDSSKARLYNLQADPATYCNEPDGPPEQFDNWLSNFSMDDKKGEISELLVSSPSIRALYTKMVPAAVAHSEFWQRYFYKVFQLDQEEARRVVLKQRAEQTSHTEVLGWEEEEEDDFVGTASSYPLNFTLPLDSSTAQEPAPSMTPTATTQLSNTNLSPGEERDATLSISSDSVSLPTQLEVQPEQPVVTELVTKLTEVTVDDVVDKMPKAQKPEQTCDSAPLPQMETGTQPEVTVDAVTSWAPKVEAAKEDGPHDLRVFELNSDSGKSTPSNNGKKCSSTDVSEDWEKDFDLDMTEEEVQMALSKIEASGELEEDWENWE; via the exons ATGGCTGAAGG AGAAAGCTGGTGGGGAGGCTGGCTTCATCAAAGCTTCCAGGCCGTCAAAGACAAG tcATCTGAGGCCTTGGAGTTTATCAAGCGAGACTTGACGGAATTTTCCACAGTAGTGCAGCATGACACAGCCTGTTCAATTGTGGCCACAGCCACTGCTGTCAAAAACAAGTTGGCG GTTGAAGGCTCGTCAGAGACTACAGAGAAGGTGAAGAAGAGCCTCTCCAGCTTCTTAGGAGTCATAACAGACACACTCGCTCCACCCCCTGATAAAACCATAGACTGCGATGTTATCACGTTGGTGGCAACACCAGCTGGAACTACAGAAATCTACGACAGCTCGAAG GCACGGCTCTACAATCTGCAAGCTGATCCTGCCACATATTGCAATGAGCCTGATG GGCCCCCAGAGCAATTTGACAACTGGCTCTCCAACTTCAGTATGGACGATAAGAAAGGTGAAATCTCTGAGCTCTTGGTTAGCAGTCCCTCAATACGAGCACTTTACACAAAAATG GTTCCGGCAGCGGTTGCCCATTCGGAGTTCTGGCAGAGGTACTTCTATAAAGTATTTCAGCTGGACCAG GAGGAGGCACGGCGAGTGGTGCTGAAGCAGCGGGCTGAACAGACATCCCACACAGAAGTCCTTGGctgggaggaagaggaagagg ATGACTTTGTTGGTACAGCATCCTCATACCCTCTCAACTTCACGCTCCCATTGGATTCAAGCACAGCACAGGAACCGGCACCGTCGATGACTCCCACAGCAACCACACAGCTGAGTAATACAAACCTGTCTCCTGGTGAAGAACGAGACGCCACCCTCTCAATTAGCAGTGACAGCGTCAGTCTGCCAACGCAGCTGGAGGTGCAGCCTGAGCAGCCCGTTGTCACCGAGCTGGTAACGAAGCTGACCGAGGTCACTGTGGACGATGTAGTAGATAAGATGCCAAAAGCGCAAAAGCCTGAGCAGACCTGTGACTCGGCTCCTCTGCCACAAATGGAAACTGGGACCCAGCCCGAGGTCACTGTGGATGCAGTGACATCGTGGGCCCCAAAAGTAGAGGCCGCAAAGGAGGATGGACCCCATGACCTGAGAGTGTTTGAGCTGAACTCTGACAGTGGCAAGTCTACACCTTCTAACAACGGCAAAAAAT GTTCAAGTACTGATGTGAGCGAGGACTGGGAGAAAGACTTTGATCTCGACATGACAGAGGAAGAAGTTCAAATGGCGCTCTCTAAAATCGAAGCATCTGGAGAG TTGGAAGAAGACTGGGAGAACTGGGAGTGA
- the bsdc1 gene encoding BSD domain-containing protein 1 isoform X2, with translation MAEGESWWGGWLHQSFQAVKDKSSEALEFIKRDLTEFSTVVQHDTACSIVATATAVKNKLAVEGSSETTEKVKKSLSSFLGVITDTLAPPPDKTIDCDVITLVATPAGTTEIYDSSKARLYNLQADPATYCNEPDGPPEQFDNWLSNFSMDDKKGEISELLVSSPSIRALYTKMVPAAVAHSEFWQRYFYKVFQLDQEEARRVVLKQRAEQTSHTEVLGWEEEEEDDFVGTASSYPLNFTLPLDSSTAQEPAPSMTPTATTQLSNTNLSPGEERDATLSISSDSVSLPTQLEVQPEQPVVTELVTKLTEVTVDDVVDKMPKAQKPEQTCDSAPLPQMETGTQPEVTVDAVTSWAPKVEAAKEDGPHDLRVFELNSDSGSSTDVSEDWEKDFDLDMTEEEVQMALSKIEASGELEEDWENWE, from the exons ATGGCTGAAGG AGAAAGCTGGTGGGGAGGCTGGCTTCATCAAAGCTTCCAGGCCGTCAAAGACAAG tcATCTGAGGCCTTGGAGTTTATCAAGCGAGACTTGACGGAATTTTCCACAGTAGTGCAGCATGACACAGCCTGTTCAATTGTGGCCACAGCCACTGCTGTCAAAAACAAGTTGGCG GTTGAAGGCTCGTCAGAGACTACAGAGAAGGTGAAGAAGAGCCTCTCCAGCTTCTTAGGAGTCATAACAGACACACTCGCTCCACCCCCTGATAAAACCATAGACTGCGATGTTATCACGTTGGTGGCAACACCAGCTGGAACTACAGAAATCTACGACAGCTCGAAG GCACGGCTCTACAATCTGCAAGCTGATCCTGCCACATATTGCAATGAGCCTGATG GGCCCCCAGAGCAATTTGACAACTGGCTCTCCAACTTCAGTATGGACGATAAGAAAGGTGAAATCTCTGAGCTCTTGGTTAGCAGTCCCTCAATACGAGCACTTTACACAAAAATG GTTCCGGCAGCGGTTGCCCATTCGGAGTTCTGGCAGAGGTACTTCTATAAAGTATTTCAGCTGGACCAG GAGGAGGCACGGCGAGTGGTGCTGAAGCAGCGGGCTGAACAGACATCCCACACAGAAGTCCTTGGctgggaggaagaggaagagg ATGACTTTGTTGGTACAGCATCCTCATACCCTCTCAACTTCACGCTCCCATTGGATTCAAGCACAGCACAGGAACCGGCACCGTCGATGACTCCCACAGCAACCACACAGCTGAGTAATACAAACCTGTCTCCTGGTGAAGAACGAGACGCCACCCTCTCAATTAGCAGTGACAGCGTCAGTCTGCCAACGCAGCTGGAGGTGCAGCCTGAGCAGCCCGTTGTCACCGAGCTGGTAACGAAGCTGACCGAGGTCACTGTGGACGATGTAGTAGATAAGATGCCAAAAGCGCAAAAGCCTGAGCAGACCTGTGACTCGGCTCCTCTGCCACAAATGGAAACTGGGACCCAGCCCGAGGTCACTGTGGATGCAGTGACATCGTGGGCCCCAAAAGTAGAGGCCGCAAAGGAGGATGGACCCCATGACCTGAGAGTGTTTGAGCTGAACTCTGACAGTG GTTCAAGTACTGATGTGAGCGAGGACTGGGAGAAAGACTTTGATCTCGACATGACAGAGGAAGAAGTTCAAATGGCGCTCTCTAAAATCGAAGCATCTGGAGAG TTGGAAGAAGACTGGGAGAACTGGGAGTGA